The following coding sequences are from one Gemmatimonadaceae bacterium window:
- a CDS encoding type IV pilus twitching motility protein PilT, with protein sequence MTGAPPTAAAGAAPQQQGVNLRVLLEEMIERGASDLHITAGERAKMRIDGEITNSRGEYVLNPKDTLQLAYSVLTENQKKRFEMEDELDFSFGIQNLARFRGNVFKQRGCVSIVMRQIPFSIKTFDDLHLPPIIARMAEKPRGLVLVTGPTGSGKSTTLAAMIDKINRERHGHIITVEDPIEFIHRHQGCIVNQREVGTDTKSFQNSLKYALRQDPDVILIGEMRDLETIQAALTIAETGHLAFATLHTNSAAEAINRIIDVFPSHQQSQVRAQLAFVLEGIITQTLLPKKSGKGRAMAAEILVVTGAIRALIRDDKIHQIYSSMQSGKKFGMQTMNDALYQLYMARDVSEEECLRVSSDPNEFLRLIGKSPVEGETGAKDAPGSKPGASGGLRR encoded by the coding sequence ATGACTGGTGCACCCCCCACCGCCGCAGCCGGCGCGGCGCCGCAGCAGCAGGGCGTCAACCTCCGCGTCCTCCTCGAGGAGATGATCGAGCGCGGCGCGTCCGACCTCCACATCACGGCCGGCGAACGCGCCAAGATGCGCATCGACGGCGAGATCACGAACTCGCGCGGCGAGTACGTGCTCAACCCCAAGGACACGCTGCAGCTGGCCTACTCGGTGCTCACCGAGAACCAGAAGAAGCGCTTCGAGATGGAGGACGAGCTCGACTTCTCGTTCGGCATCCAGAACCTGGCGCGCTTCCGCGGCAACGTCTTCAAGCAGCGCGGCTGCGTCTCCATCGTGATGCGGCAGATCCCGTTCTCCATCAAGACGTTCGACGACCTCCACCTGCCGCCGATCATCGCGCGCATGGCGGAGAAGCCCCGCGGCCTCGTGCTCGTCACGGGCCCCACCGGCTCGGGAAAGTCCACGACGCTGGCCGCGATGATCGACAAGATCAACCGCGAACGACATGGCCACATCATCACGGTGGAAGACCCGATCGAGTTCATCCACCGGCACCAGGGGTGCATCGTCAACCAGCGCGAGGTTGGCACCGACACCAAGTCGTTCCAGAACTCGCTCAAGTACGCGCTGCGCCAGGACCCCGACGTCATCCTCATCGGCGAAATGCGCGACCTGGAGACCATCCAGGCGGCGCTGACCATCGCCGAGACGGGCCACCTGGCCTTCGCCACGCTGCACACCAATTCGGCGGCCGAGGCGATCAACCGCATCATCGACGTCTTCCCCAGCCACCAGCAGTCGCAGGTGCGCGCCCAGCTGGCGTTCGTGCTGGAGGGGATCATCACCCAGACGCTCCTGCCCAAGAAGAGCGGCAAGGGGCGGGCCATGGCGGCCGAGATCCTGGTGGTGACGGGGGCCATCCGGGCGCTGATCCGCGACGACAAGATCCACCAGATCTACTCGTCCATGCAGTCGGGCAAGAAGTTCGGCATGCAGACGATGAACGACGCGCTGTACCAGCTCTACATGGCGCGCGACGTGTCGGAGGAGGAGTGCCTGCGCGTCTCGAGCGACCCCAACGAGTTCCTGCGCCTCATCGGCAAGAGCCCGGTGGAGGGCGAAACCGGGGCCAAGGACGCGCCGGGGTCGAAGCCGGGCGCTTCGGGCGGGTTGCGTCGGTGA
- a CDS encoding ATPase, T2SS/T4P/T4SS family, with product MANPAASGSERLGDLLLREGLITKEQLEKALSEQKSSGTRVGYNLVKLGFVPELELTKVLARQYKMPAVDLSKFEVDPKIVKLVPADLAVKHLVLPLKRDGRTLTVAMADPTNMGVVDDLKFITRYDIFPVIAGEFTLKNAIEKHYESTDIQMGALLDEIEGLDAEADVEVVDTEDDEAAAGQAQLVDDAPVVKLLNAILTDAVNRGASDIHFECFEHELRVRYRIDGALMEIMKPPKKMQAALISRFKIMSALNIAERRVPQDGRIKLKMGKKVIDYRVSTLPTIFGEKVVLRILDKGNLTLDLEKFGIEPRAERELMEAVSNPYGMVLVTGPTGSGKTTTLYSALSKVNSIDTNIMTAEDPVEYNIFGINQVLVRNEIGMTFAAALKAFLRQDPNIIMVGEIRDLETGGIAIKAALTGHLVLSTLHTNSAPETVTRLLDMGLEPFNVSSALNLVLAQRLVRRVCGSCKEHYIMSDEEMTTAKITRDTTYRDLRFTEEALRDAVRNASKDAAPLLKDLTLDTKIASVPCWRGKGCDACGGNGLKGRQGLYEVMFMTPRLRRLILQNVGAAEIKEGGIEDGMLTLRMDGWLKVLKGVVPLEQVLRETSA from the coding sequence ATGGCCAACCCCGCCGCTTCCGGATCTGAGCGCCTTGGTGACCTCCTTCTGCGCGAGGGGCTCATCACGAAGGAGCAGTTGGAGAAGGCGCTCTCCGAGCAGAAATCGAGCGGTACCCGTGTCGGCTACAACCTGGTGAAGCTGGGCTTCGTCCCGGAACTCGAGCTCACCAAGGTGCTGGCCCGGCAATACAAGATGCCGGCGGTCGACCTCTCGAAGTTCGAGGTGGATCCCAAGATCGTGAAGCTGGTCCCCGCCGACCTGGCGGTGAAGCACCTGGTCCTGCCGCTCAAGCGTGACGGTCGCACCCTCACGGTGGCGATGGCCGACCCCACCAACATGGGGGTGGTGGACGACCTCAAGTTCATCACACGGTACGACATCTTCCCGGTGATCGCGGGCGAGTTCACGCTCAAGAACGCGATCGAGAAGCACTACGAGTCCACCGACATCCAGATGGGCGCCCTCCTCGACGAGATCGAGGGGCTGGATGCCGAGGCGGACGTCGAGGTGGTCGACACCGAGGACGACGAGGCCGCCGCCGGGCAGGCGCAGCTGGTGGACGACGCGCCGGTGGTGAAGCTGCTCAACGCCATCCTCACCGACGCGGTCAATCGCGGCGCGTCGGACATCCATTTCGAGTGTTTCGAGCACGAGCTGCGCGTGCGCTACCGCATCGACGGCGCGCTCATGGAGATCATGAAGCCGCCCAAGAAGATGCAGGCGGCGCTGATCTCGCGCTTCAAGATCATGTCGGCGCTCAACATCGCCGAGCGCCGCGTCCCGCAGGACGGGCGCATCAAGCTGAAGATGGGCAAGAAGGTCATCGACTATCGCGTGTCGACGCTGCCCACGATCTTCGGCGAGAAGGTCGTGCTCCGTATTCTCGACAAGGGCAACCTGACGCTGGACCTCGAGAAGTTCGGCATCGAGCCCCGCGCCGAGCGCGAACTGATGGAGGCGGTGAGCAACCCGTACGGCATGGTGCTCGTGACGGGCCCCACCGGTTCGGGCAAGACGACCACGCTGTATTCGGCGCTGTCCAAGGTGAACAGCATCGACACGAACATCATGACGGCCGAAGACCCGGTGGAGTACAACATCTTCGGCATCAACCAGGTGCTCGTGCGCAACGAGATCGGGATGACCTTCGCGGCGGCGCTCAAGGCGTTCCTGCGCCAGGACCCGAACATCATCATGGTGGGCGAGATCCGCGACCTCGAGACGGGCGGCATCGCCATCAAGGCCGCGCTCACCGGCCACCTGGTGCTCTCGACACTGCACACCAACTCGGCCCCGGAGACGGTCACCCGGCTCCTCGACATGGGGCTCGAGCCGTTCAACGTCAGTTCCGCGCTCAACCTCGTGCTCGCCCAGCGCCTGGTGCGCCGCGTCTGCGGCAGCTGCAAGGAGCACTACATCATGAGCGACGAGGAGATGACCACGGCCAAGATCACGCGCGACACCACGTACCGTGACCTGCGCTTCACCGAGGAGGCGTTGCGCGATGCCGTGCGGAATGCGTCCAAGGACGCGGCGCCGCTCCTCAAGGACCTGACCCTCGACACCAAGATCGCCTCCGTGCCATGCTGGCGCGGCAAGGGGTGCGACGCCTGCGGCGGCAATGGGCTGAAGGGACGGCAGGGACTGTACGAAGTGATGTTCATGACGCCGCGCCTGCGGCGGCTCATTCTGCAGAACGTCGGTGCCGCCGAGATCAAGGAAGGCGGCATCGAGGACGGCATGCTCACGCTCCGCATGGACGGCTGGCTCAAGGTCCTGAAGGGCGTCGTGCCGCTCGAGCAGGTTCTCCGCGAGACCAGCGCCTGA
- a CDS encoding helix-hairpin-helix domain-containing protein: protein MPTPAERQALLFFAAVAALGVGVNAWRAARGGERVIAGSPGDLAAQIARVDSVAAASPSREAGRAALKKRNAERAARKPRLEPAARLPDPVIPPVFRPPSPVSPTDLDLASVASIESLPRIGPALAKRIVANRDSFGPFGSMDGLQRVRGIGPAMAKALGDRVTFSGVPRPDAPTGKAKGRRRAAAP from the coding sequence ATGCCCACTCCCGCCGAACGCCAAGCGCTCCTCTTCTTCGCGGCCGTGGCCGCGCTCGGGGTTGGCGTCAACGCCTGGCGGGCAGCGCGGGGCGGGGAGCGCGTCATTGCCGGCTCGCCCGGCGACCTCGCCGCCCAGATCGCCCGCGTGGATTCCGTGGCCGCCGCGTCCCCCAGCCGCGAAGCCGGCCGTGCCGCGCTGAAGAAGCGCAACGCCGAGCGCGCGGCCAGGAAGCCCCGGCTTGAGCCGGCGGCACGCCTGCCGGATCCGGTGATCCCTCCCGTCTTCCGTCCTCCGTCTCCCGTCAGTCCGACTGACCTCGACCTCGCGTCGGTCGCCTCCATCGAATCACTCCCCCGCATCGGTCCCGCCCTCGCCAAGCGCATCGTCGCCAACCGCGACTCCTTCGGGCCGTTCGGATCGATGGATGGCCTGCAGCGGGTGCGCGGAATCGGGCCTGCCATGGCCAAGGCGCTGGGCGACCGGGTGACGTTCTCGGGGGTGCCGCGCCCGGATGCCCCTACCGGAAAGGCCAAGGGACGCCGGCGCGCCGCCGCGCCTTGA
- a CDS encoding M28 family peptidase, which translates to MRDGRWLTADGRGRMADGGWRTAVSILALATLAGACARKPDARPAPPVVTTEFDGEAALKYAAAQVAFGPRVPGSDGHRKAGDWIVAELKARGATVVQQTWTHTTKAGKKLPLRNILARFNPQATERVLYLTHWDTRPTADNESDPANQMKPIDGANDAASGVGLFVALADALQKQPSKYGVDLLFVDGEDYGDFGPPLVDVLLGSTHFARNLPDQGYQPVFGVLFDMIGDADLRIAVEDNSAQRAPDVVNRVWSKAEAMGRGDVFVRRSAGAITDDHVPLLDAGLKVIDVIDLDYGPGNSYHHTLQDTMDKISAQSLKIVGDVALALLR; encoded by the coding sequence ATGAGGGATGGCCGATGGCTGACGGCCGATGGCAGAGGGCGGATGGCGGATGGCGGATGGCGGACGGCCGTATCGATTCTCGCGCTGGCCACGCTCGCTGGCGCCTGCGCACGGAAACCCGATGCCCGGCCCGCGCCGCCGGTCGTCACCACGGAGTTCGACGGCGAAGCCGCGCTCAAGTACGCCGCGGCCCAGGTCGCCTTCGGGCCGCGCGTCCCCGGCAGTGATGGACACCGCAAGGCCGGCGACTGGATCGTCGCCGAACTGAAGGCGCGCGGCGCGACGGTCGTGCAGCAGACGTGGACGCACACGACGAAGGCGGGGAAGAAGCTGCCGCTGCGAAACATCCTGGCGCGCTTCAACCCGCAGGCGACGGAGCGCGTGCTCTACCTCACGCACTGGGACACGCGTCCCACCGCGGATAACGAGAGCGATCCAGCCAACCAGATGAAGCCGATCGACGGCGCCAACGATGCGGCGTCGGGTGTCGGGCTGTTCGTCGCGCTGGCCGACGCGCTGCAGAAGCAGCCGTCCAAGTACGGCGTCGACCTGCTCTTCGTGGACGGCGAGGACTACGGCGACTTCGGACCGCCCCTGGTGGACGTGCTGCTCGGCTCCACGCACTTCGCCAGGAACCTGCCGGACCAGGGGTACCAGCCAGTCTTCGGCGTGCTCTTCGACATGATCGGCGATGCCGACCTGCGCATCGCGGTCGAGGACAACTCCGCCCAGCGCGCCCCTGACGTGGTCAATCGCGTCTGGTCGAAGGCGGAGGCGATGGGGCGCGGCGATGTCTTCGTGCGGCGCTCGGCTGGAGCCATCACCGACGACCACGTCCCGCTGCTCGATGCCGGGCTCAAGGTCATCGATGTCATCGACCTCGATTACGGCCCCGGCAACAGCTATCACCACACGCTGCAGGACACGATGGACAAGATTTCGGCGCAGTCGCTGAAGATCGTGGGCGACGTGGCGCTGGCGTTATTGCGCTAG
- the sprA gene encoding cell surface protein SprA — protein sequence MRVSPFLAACLIAIPLAAQSQGTPATRGEPSVLTPFRLTFVTPPALAPGGSLARNRMSAAEIARQAAAAARARAQRSLEEQWRSAVRLSLQGRGEGAGAAVQPTLAQKADTTLRQQAADLFGQYADLGLVLNGRLESKINRTRNERCISSQFFSLASQCKGTFQPLFDFQFDVRTGGVVADRVHLDVDYDSKREFDASNNIQVYYQGKSDELIQKLEVGNVTFQPPASRFITGGIPSGNYGLQAIGQVGPMRFRTIVAQQKGNVTKDRVFTVGDRTVQSVDREIEDYQVEPRRFFFTVDPHRFADFPNIDLLNATQMQRLAALLPDSLRPSRIYLYRLLIGGQPPNPNGPQFKLIGDPASRRGQIYELLRENVDYYTDPSQLWVSLVRPLNLNNERLVVAYTVRINGRDTTIASTGGTPDFEYTDRDQYAHLLWDPQVRPTDAAFDREIRSVYRVGGEDVRRQTVTARIVTGASGDQEKPVAGTSETWLQLFGLAQSRNSATFDIDNRLFPRPGDPNVTIGGAAGTKILRDYFLVFPSLRPFSRSGLAQPAGNPTSEAIYTTPGEYLYSTQHPQSTYRIRLRYDAEGGGDAGSLMLGATQVRPNSERLTLEGRLLQRDVDYKVDYDLGRVTFLRPDTLFPSAKQVSARFEENPLFAAAPKSIIGFASQFPLDVGEINVMAIAQNQRTTFTRPPLGYEPQSSFLAGVSGTFDFNAAPLTRALQRLPFVQTTTPSRVHLDAEVATSRPQANSAGQAYLESFEGEGSTLVSLSDPAWLTSSQPALGRALPSRVGGAASLDLARAATIAWQNNGLSAAGQTVTFTLQQIDPLVNIIGSGLQQPEQMLWLTLYPLSVGGAYNDASKRYQWQISNAPLGRRWRSIRTVLNASGTDLSRVENIQFWTLIDTTAAHRTRNPTLVLDFGDVSENTVAVAPTRLVVSRSGSAVDSSYTGRAVVGLDSLHSERDAFSRSFNQERDDKGLPGDVVPTLQFTSPDSSGVLRDYPICQKGDVKLNRLGDAKTNCTVRNGRLDENDIDLDNTLNFVSSQRESERLLRYVVDMSDPRAYTRVGKCEVTQVDTSGGGVEHSTLCWVFFRLPFNAPFDTIAGGPAIRRVRALRLTMVSGVGARDDAFTQLPIAQFRLTGASWLKRADRALTGIAGDRTGPGAVQASTIGTMDRDSTSGLIYESPPGVNDAPDQIITGLENQRVQINERSMRITAQQLAPYQRAETYMRFAEGSRNFMQYRELRVWARGRGNGWGQDGEMNFFVRLGRDADNFYLYRTPVQAGSGQAAWLPEVRVDFEKFFALRAQLQNAFLQNSPDSLACHGADSVLIARSGLPAGVSIRRYAVCKGGYMVYTVDPNISAPNLAAVQDLAVGMVRIDSGGLGAARVLPGDTLELWVDDMRLTNVDNTPGYAAQIGLSVTAGDIGTFRAGFSHRDANFRQLNETPSYVSDNQFDIGTSVRLDKLLPAGLGYAIPVTVNHSSGANNPLFVSRSDLRGDGIKGLRTPRNDATNVSIALRRTTPLPEGFLATVVNNLGATANFGSANSRSEYQDGKSSNFNAGLDYNLASQARTRPMPQWVDRTLGALPIWLQNAEWVQALRNAEVRLNPSSVRFSSSMARAEDRRMAFLKPAESLSDTGRLVTGLTHVWRNVAGVELRPFEALNARWDFTSLRDLRQYGDSSPTAIVATSERSKLLGLDVGLERERQMNAALSFAPTVAFWMRPRLDFTSAYTMQRDPNSRTLVRDADTTGGFHLPRRVNNTQTLALGANIDLPAALRAYLHDSLVTPVLVQVLQPLDVQASRSLVSAFDGAPFTPGFGYQLGWGGIDHFRTQNGLNATSAGSNAQVTLSTGLRLPLGMSLTTRMQKVNSRNWTRRFDNTQTVIDGEQVTLPDLALRFTLRPRFASRVITSLGGSLRYLNTRQSSVVPSEIDGAAADQRVSRVTSYPVNGSITWNVGTGLMTSFGVGNTHRLDSLPGSIAESRSRDLSADVSRSVKMPASWKLKNDLRTRFSYQQSAAQSWVQNQGAASRRSRLADNGRQAINVNADADVAENLTFSLTGARIITFDNNMNRRFSQIVFTAVLQVSFFAGELK from the coding sequence GTGCGCGTCTCCCCCTTCCTCGCCGCCTGCTTGATCGCCATCCCGCTGGCGGCCCAGTCCCAGGGGACGCCCGCGACGCGCGGCGAGCCATCGGTGCTGACGCCGTTCCGGCTGACCTTCGTCACGCCCCCCGCGCTTGCCCCCGGTGGCAGTCTCGCGCGCAACCGGATGTCCGCGGCGGAGATCGCGCGCCAGGCCGCGGCGGCGGCGCGGGCGCGTGCCCAGCGTTCGCTCGAGGAGCAGTGGCGAAGCGCCGTACGCTTGTCGTTGCAGGGGAGGGGAGAGGGTGCGGGGGCGGCCGTGCAACCCACGCTCGCGCAGAAGGCAGATACAACCCTGCGCCAGCAGGCCGCCGACCTCTTCGGGCAGTACGCCGATCTCGGCCTGGTCCTCAACGGTCGCCTCGAAAGCAAGATCAACCGCACCAGGAACGAGCGCTGCATCAGCAGCCAGTTCTTCAGTCTCGCGTCGCAGTGCAAGGGGACGTTCCAGCCGCTCTTCGACTTCCAGTTCGATGTCCGCACCGGCGGCGTCGTGGCCGACCGCGTGCACCTCGACGTGGACTACGACAGCAAGCGTGAGTTCGACGCCTCCAACAACATCCAGGTCTACTACCAGGGGAAGAGTGACGAGCTGATCCAGAAGCTCGAGGTCGGCAACGTCACCTTCCAGCCGCCGGCGAGCCGCTTCATCACGGGCGGCATCCCGAGCGGCAACTACGGCCTGCAGGCCATCGGGCAGGTGGGGCCGATGCGCTTCCGCACGATCGTCGCCCAGCAGAAGGGCAACGTCACGAAGGACCGTGTCTTCACGGTCGGCGACCGCACGGTGCAGTCGGTGGACCGCGAGATCGAGGACTATCAGGTCGAGCCGCGGCGCTTCTTCTTCACGGTCGATCCGCACCGCTTCGCGGACTTCCCCAACATCGACCTGCTCAACGCCACGCAAATGCAGCGGCTGGCCGCTTTGCTCCCCGATTCGCTGCGGCCCTCGCGCATCTATCTGTACCGCCTCCTCATCGGCGGACAGCCGCCGAATCCCAACGGGCCGCAGTTCAAGCTCATCGGCGATCCGGCGTCGCGGCGCGGGCAGATCTACGAGCTGCTGCGCGAGAACGTCGACTACTACACCGATCCGTCGCAGCTCTGGGTGTCGCTGGTCCGGCCGCTCAACCTCAACAATGAACGGCTCGTCGTCGCGTACACCGTGCGCATCAACGGCCGCGACACGACCATCGCGAGCACCGGCGGCACGCCGGACTTCGAGTACACCGACCGCGACCAGTACGCCCATCTGCTGTGGGACCCGCAGGTGCGTCCCACCGACGCGGCCTTTGATCGCGAGATCCGCTCGGTCTACCGCGTGGGCGGCGAGGACGTGCGGCGACAGACGGTCACGGCCCGCATTGTCACGGGCGCGTCCGGCGATCAGGAGAAGCCGGTCGCCGGCACGAGCGAGACGTGGCTGCAGCTCTTCGGCCTCGCGCAGTCGCGGAACAGCGCGACGTTCGACATCGACAACCGGCTCTTCCCGCGTCCCGGCGACCCGAACGTCACGATCGGCGGCGCCGCCGGCACGAAGATCCTGCGCGACTACTTCCTCGTCTTTCCCTCGCTGCGCCCCTTCTCGCGCAGCGGCCTCGCGCAACCGGCCGGCAACCCGACGAGCGAGGCGATCTACACCACGCCGGGCGAATACCTGTACTCCACGCAGCATCCGCAGTCCACCTACCGCATTCGCCTGCGGTACGACGCCGAAGGGGGCGGCGATGCGGGCTCGCTGATGCTGGGCGCCACGCAGGTGCGCCCGAACTCCGAGCGCCTGACGCTCGAGGGGCGGCTGCTCCAGCGCGACGTGGACTACAAGGTGGACTACGATCTCGGCCGGGTCACGTTCCTGCGCCCCGACACGCTCTTCCCCAGCGCCAAGCAGGTCTCGGCGCGGTTCGAGGAGAACCCGCTCTTCGCGGCGGCGCCCAAGAGCATTATCGGGTTTGCGTCGCAGTTCCCGCTCGACGTGGGCGAGATCAACGTGATGGCGATCGCGCAGAACCAGCGCACCACCTTCACGCGCCCGCCGCTTGGCTACGAGCCGCAGTCGTCGTTCCTGGCGGGAGTGAGCGGCACCTTCGACTTCAACGCGGCGCCGCTCACTCGCGCGCTGCAGCGCCTGCCCTTCGTGCAGACCACGACGCCGTCGCGCGTCCATCTGGATGCGGAGGTGGCGACGAGCCGGCCGCAGGCAAACAGCGCCGGGCAGGCGTACCTCGAGAGCTTCGAGGGTGAAGGGAGCACGCTGGTGAGTCTCTCCGATCCGGCCTGGCTGACGAGCAGCCAGCCGGCCCTCGGACGCGCCCTGCCGTCCAGGGTGGGCGGGGCGGCCAGTCTCGACCTCGCGCGCGCCGCGACCATCGCCTGGCAGAACAACGGACTCAGCGCCGCGGGACAGACGGTCACGTTCACGCTCCAGCAGATCGATCCGCTCGTCAACATCATCGGCAGCGGGCTGCAGCAGCCGGAGCAGATGCTCTGGCTGACCCTCTATCCCCTGAGCGTCGGCGGTGCGTACAACGACGCGAGCAAGCGCTATCAGTGGCAGATCAGCAATGCGCCGCTCGGACGCCGCTGGCGGTCCATTCGCACCGTCCTGAATGCGTCGGGCACTGACCTGTCGCGCGTGGAGAACATCCAGTTCTGGACGCTCATCGACACCACCGCGGCGCACCGCACGCGCAATCCCACCCTTGTGCTCGATTTCGGCGACGTGTCCGAGAACACCGTGGCCGTCGCGCCCACGCGGCTGGTGGTGTCGCGCAGCGGCTCGGCCGTCGATTCGAGCTACACCGGGCGCGCCGTCGTCGGCCTCGACTCGCTGCACTCCGAGCGCGACGCGTTCTCGCGCTCGTTCAACCAGGAGCGAGACGACAAGGGGCTTCCCGGCGACGTGGTGCCGACACTGCAGTTCACGTCGCCCGATTCCTCGGGCGTGCTGCGCGACTATCCCATCTGCCAGAAGGGTGACGTCAAGCTCAACCGGCTGGGCGACGCGAAGACCAACTGCACCGTGCGCAACGGGCGCCTCGACGAGAACGACATCGACCTCGACAACACGCTCAACTTCGTCTCGTCACAGCGCGAGAGCGAGCGCTTGCTGCGATACGTCGTCGACATGTCCGACCCCAGGGCCTACACCCGCGTCGGCAAGTGCGAGGTGACGCAGGTGGACACGTCGGGCGGCGGCGTGGAGCACAGCACGCTCTGCTGGGTCTTCTTCCGGCTCCCGTTCAATGCGCCGTTCGACACGATCGCGGGCGGGCCCGCCATTCGCCGGGTGCGCGCGCTGCGCCTGACGATGGTCAGCGGTGTCGGCGCGCGCGATGACGCCTTCACGCAGCTGCCGATTGCGCAATTCCGGCTGACCGGCGCGTCGTGGCTGAAGCGCGCCGATCGCGCCCTCACCGGCATCGCCGGCGACCGCACCGGGCCGGGCGCGGTGCAGGCGTCGACCATCGGCACGATGGACCGCGACTCGACAAGCGGGCTCATCTACGAATCGCCGCCGGGCGTGAACGATGCCCCCGACCAGATCATCACGGGGCTCGAGAACCAGCGCGTGCAGATCAACGAGCGCTCGATGCGCATCACCGCGCAGCAGCTTGCGCCGTACCAGCGCGCCGAGACGTACATGCGCTTCGCGGAAGGCAGCCGGAACTTCATGCAGTACCGCGAACTGCGGGTCTGGGCGCGCGGGCGCGGCAACGGCTGGGGGCAGGACGGGGAGATGAACTTCTTCGTCCGGCTCGGGCGCGACGCGGACAACTTCTACCTGTATCGCACGCCGGTGCAGGCGGGGAGCGGCCAGGCGGCCTGGCTTCCTGAAGTGCGCGTCGACTTCGAGAAGTTCTTCGCCCTGCGCGCCCAGTTGCAGAATGCCTTCCTGCAGAACAGCCCCGATTCGCTGGCCTGTCACGGCGCCGACTCGGTGCTCATTGCCCGCAGCGGCCTGCCGGCCGGTGTGAGCATCCGCCGCTACGCTGTCTGCAAGGGCGGCTATATGGTCTACACGGTCGACCCGAACATCAGTGCGCCCAACCTTGCCGCCGTGCAGGACCTTGCCGTCGGCATGGTGCGCATCGATTCGGGTGGGCTGGGCGCGGCCCGCGTGCTTCCGGGGGACACGCTCGAGCTCTGGGTCGACGACATGCGGCTCACCAACGTGGACAACACGCCGGGGTACGCGGCGCAGATCGGGTTGAGCGTGACCGCCGGCGACATCGGCACCTTCCGCGCCGGCTTCAGTCATCGCGATGCGAACTTCCGCCAGCTGAACGAGACGCCGTCGTACGTCTCCGACAACCAGTTCGACATCGGCACGTCGGTGCGCCTTGACAAGCTGCTCCCCGCGGGGCTGGGCTATGCCATCCCCGTCACGGTGAATCACTCGAGCGGCGCCAACAATCCGCTCTTCGTCTCGCGCTCCGACCTGCGCGGCGACGGCATCAAGGGGCTGCGCACGCCGCGCAACGACGCCACCAACGTCTCGATCGCGCTGCGCCGCACCACGCCGCTGCCTGAGGGTTTCCTCGCCACGGTCGTCAACAACCTGGGCGCGACCGCCAACTTCGGCTCGGCCAACTCGCGCAGCGAGTACCAGGACGGCAAGAGCTCGAACTTCAACGCAGGTCTCGATTACAACCTGGCCTCGCAGGCGCGCACGCGCCCGATGCCGCAGTGGGTGGACCGGACGCTCGGGGCGCTTCCCATCTGGCTGCAGAATGCCGAATGGGTGCAGGCGCTGCGCAACGCCGAGGTGCGGCTGAATCCGTCGAGCGTCCGGTTCAGCAGCTCGATGGCGCGCGCCGAGGACCGTCGCATGGCGTTCCTGAAGCCCGCCGAGTCCCTCTCCGACACCGGCCGGCTGGTCACCGGACTCACCCATGTGTGGCGCAACGTCGCCGGCGTGGAGCTGCGTCCGTTCGAGGCGCTCAACGCGCGCTGGGACTTCACGTCGCTGCGCGACCTGCGGCAGTACGGCGACTCCTCGCCGACCGCGATTGTCGCCACCAGCGAGCGCAGCAAGCTCCTGGGGCTCGACGTTGGCCTCGAGCGCGAGCGACAGATGAATGCGGCGCTGAGCTTCGCGCCGACCGTCGCCTTCTGGATGCGGCCGCGGCTCGACTTCACCAGCGCGTACACGATGCAGCGCGATCCCAACTCGCGCACGCTGGTCCGCGATGCCGACACCACGGGCGGCTTCCACCTGCCGCGCCGCGTGAACAACACGCAGACGCTGGCCCTGGGCGCCAACATCGACCTCCCCGCCGCCCTGCGCGCCTACCTGCACGATTCGCTCGTCACGCCGGTGCTGGTGCAGGTGCTGCAGCCCCTCGACGTGCAGGCCAGCCGGTCGCTGGTCTCGGCGTTTGATGGCGCGCCGTTCACGCCGGGGTTCGGATACCAGTTGGGCTGGGGCGGCATCGACCACTTCCGCACGCAGAACGGACTCAACGCCACGAGCGCCGGCAGCAACGCGCAGGTCACGCTGAGCACCGGGCTGCGGCTCCCGCTGGGCATGTCCCTCACGACGCGCATGCAGAAGGTCAACTCGCGCAATTGGACGCGGCGCTTCGACAACACGCAGACCGTCATCGACGGTGAGCAGGTGACGCTCCCCGATCTCGCGCTCCGCTTCACGCTGCGGCCGCGCTTCGCCAGCCGGGTGATCACCAGCCTCGGCGGCAGCCTGCGTTATCTCAACACGCGGCAGTCGAGCGTGGTGCCCAGCGAGATCGACGGCGCGGCGGCCGACCAGCGCGTCAGCCGCGTGACCAGCTATCCGGTGAACGGGAGCATCACGTGGAATGTCGGCACGGGGCTCATGACCTCGTTCGGCGTGGGGAACACCCATCGGCTCGACTCGCTGCCGGGAAGCATCGCCGAGTCGCGATCGCGCGACCTCAGCGCCGACGTGTCGCGCTCGGTCAAGATGCCGGCGAGCTGGAAGCTCAAGAACGACCTCCGCACGCGATTCAGCTACCAGCAGAGCGCGGCGCAGTCGTGGGTGCAAAACCAGGGCGCGGCATCGCGGCGGAGCCGCCTCGCCGACAACGGGCGACAGGCGATTAATGTCAATGCCGACGCCGACGTTGCGGAGAACCTCACGTTCTCCCTGACCGGTGCCCGCATCATCACGTTCGACAACAACATGAATCGGCGCTTCTCGCAGATCGTCTTCACGGCGGTGCTGCAAGTTTCCTTCTTTGCTGGGGAGTTGAAATGA